The following coding sequences lie in one Amycolatopsis cihanbeyliensis genomic window:
- a CDS encoding serine hydrolase domain-containing protein — translation MRLLRTCGAALLAAATLMAMAVPVSAEPADSTHSLPRGQLQAELEKLVDSGEATAALLRISQGWRHWSTAAGVRDLESRRPARREGKFRIASTTKAFTATVVLQLVDEGRVGLDAPVERYLPGLVPNGENITVRQVLNHSSGLDDFASHPGYEAWNYAALQHSYTPEEVLEFAFSHPPLFPPGQDWDYSNTNYVLAGQLVEAVTGNSWAEEVRHRILWPLGLWSTTLPGTSERIPQPYAHGYMEVSPAEGQPPELIDVSHINPSMISSAGEIISTTADLDRFFGALLGGRLTSAESLAEMRTPAEHSPPQLRYGLGLHATTLSCGVTVWGHNGGALGYTTIAGRSDEGRQLTLSVNPYRDNLPGEPITRIGDLAFCDR, via the coding sequence ATGAGACTACTTCGAACCTGCGGTGCCGCACTGCTCGCCGCCGCGACACTCATGGCCATGGCGGTTCCGGTGTCCGCCGAGCCGGCCGATTCCACCCATTCCCTGCCACGCGGGCAACTTCAGGCCGAACTGGAGAAGCTGGTCGATTCGGGTGAGGCGACCGCCGCGCTGCTCCGGATCAGCCAGGGATGGCGGCACTGGTCCACCGCGGCCGGTGTGCGCGACCTGGAGTCCCGCCGCCCGGCCCGCCGCGAAGGGAAGTTCCGGATCGCCAGCACCACCAAGGCGTTCACCGCCACCGTGGTGCTGCAACTGGTGGACGAGGGCCGGGTCGGACTGGACGCCCCGGTGGAGCGGTACCTGCCGGGCCTGGTGCCGAACGGCGAGAACATCACCGTGCGGCAGGTGCTCAACCACAGCAGCGGCCTGGACGACTTCGCCAGCCACCCCGGCTACGAGGCGTGGAACTACGCCGCGCTGCAGCACAGCTACACCCCGGAGGAGGTGCTGGAGTTCGCGTTCAGCCACCCGCCACTGTTCCCGCCGGGCCAGGACTGGGACTACTCCAACACCAACTACGTGCTGGCAGGCCAGCTTGTCGAGGCGGTGACCGGAAACTCCTGGGCGGAGGAGGTCCGGCACCGGATCCTGTGGCCGCTCGGACTGTGGAGCACGACCCTGCCCGGCACCTCCGAACGAATCCCGCAACCGTACGCGCACGGGTACATGGAGGTCTCGCCCGCCGAGGGGCAGCCGCCCGAGCTGATCGACGTCTCGCACATCAATCCCTCGATGATCAGCTCCGCCGGCGAGATCATCTCCACCACCGCGGACCTCGACCGGTTCTTCGGCGCGCTGCTCGGCGGGCGGTTGACCAGCGCGGAGTCCCTCGCCGAGATGCGCACGCCGGCGGAGCACAGCCCGCCGCAGCTACGCTACGGGCTCGGCCTGCACGCCACCACGCTGTCCTGCGGGGTCACGGTCTGGGGGCACAACGGCGGCGCGCTCGGCTACACCACGATCGCCGGCCGGTCCGACGAAGGGCGGCAGCTCACCCTCTCGGTGAACCCGTACCGGGACAACCTGCCCGGCGAGCCGATCACCCGCATCGGTGACCTGGCGTTCTGCGACCGGTGA